A section of the Hevea brasiliensis isolate MT/VB/25A 57/8 chromosome 17, ASM3005281v1, whole genome shotgun sequence genome encodes:
- the LOC110644086 gene encoding hevamine-A-like produces MATRIQAILLLQVILLIIPSSHAAGIAVYWGQNGNEGTLTQTCSTGKYSYVNIAFLNKFGNGQTPEINLAGHCNPAAGGCTTVSNGIRSCQSQGIKVMLSLGGGVGSYTLASKSDAKNVADYLWNNFLGGKSSSRPLGDAVLDGIDFDIEQGSILYWDDLARYLSAYSKQGKKVYLTAAPQCPFPDRNLGTALNTGLFDYVWVQFYNNPPCQYSSGNINNIINSWNRWTTSINAGKIFLGLPAAPEAAGSGYIPPNVLTSRILPEIKKSPKYGGIMLWSKFFDDKNGYSSSILKSV; encoded by the coding sequence ATGGCCACAAGAATCCAAGCCATCCTCCTTCTCCAAGTAATCTTATTGATTATACCCAGCTCCCATGCTGCTGGAATCGCTGTTTACTGGGGTCAAAACGGCAACGAAGGAACTCTAACACAAACATGCTCCACCGGCAAATATTCTTATGTGAACATAGCCTTTCTCAATAAATTTGGCAATGGTCAAACCCCAGAAATCAACCTGGCCGGCCATTGCAACCCAGCAGCTGGAGGTTGCACTACTGTTAGCAATGGCATCAGGAGTTGCCAAAGCCAAGGAATTAAGGTAATGCTTTCTCTTGGCGGGGGAGTTGGAAGCTACACCCTGGCCTCTAAATCTGATGCAAAAAACGTAGCAGACTATTTGTGGAATAATTTCTTGGGTGGAAAATCTTCTTCCCGTCCCTTAGGTGATGCTGTGTTGGATGGTATTGATTTTGACATAGAGCAGGGTTCGATCCTGTACTGGGATGATCTTGCACGTTACTTATCTGCATATAGCAAGCAAGGCAAGAAGGTATACTTAACTGCAGCTCCTCAATGTCCATTCCCTGACAGAAATTTAGGGACTGCTCTTAATACTGGTCTTTTTGACTATGTCTGGGTTCAATTCTATAACAATCCTCCATGCCAGTATAGCTCAGGTAACATTAACAACATCATTAACTCGTGGAATCGATGGACCACATCGATAAATGCAGGGAAAATATTTCTTGGGTTGCCGGCAGCTCCTGAGGCAGCCGGAAGTGGATATATTCCACCGAATGTGCTGACTTCTCGAATTCTACCTGAAATAAAGAAGTCACCTAAGTATGGAGGTATTATGCTTTGGTCAAAGTTCTTCGATGATAAGAACGGCTACAGTTCTTCCATTCTGAAAAGTGTATGA